The DNA window CGCAGCGGCCTGGCCCTTCGCCACGGCATCGGCCTGATGAACAGTCCGGGGACTATCGATGCGGATTTTCGGGGTGAAGTTAAAATCATTGTCGTCAACCACGGCAAAGAGCCGTTTGTCATCAAGAGGGGAGACCGTATTGCCCAGATGGTTATCCATCGGGTCTATGCAGGCTGTTTCGAGGTGGTTGAAGACCTGCCGGAAACGAAAAGATCGGATGGAGGATTCGGCCATACCGGAGTGTGACGGGTAATGCCACCGACTTAAGTACATGCCGCGGGAATTAACCAACCAGGTGGCCTAGCCGCCTCTCAATTGTATTCTTTCATCTTTGTTCGTGCATCTTACACCCCTATACCGTGAGGAGGGCGAGAGATCAGTTTTCGGGTCTGTGTGCTAGGAAGCGGCAGTGCCGGTAATTCGATCCTGGTATGCTCGGAGAAAACCAAAATTCTGGTGGACGCGGGCTTGAGTACCGGCGAGATTGTCAATCGGCTGGCAATGGTAGCCACCCGGCCCGATGAGCTGTGCGCGATCCTGATTTCCCATGAGCACATCGATCATATCTGCTCAGCCGGAGTTCTGGCCCGAAGATACCGAATTCCTCTGTATCTGAATACTGCAACCTTCGAGGCAGCAAGTGTTAAGCTCGGCAAGTTGCCTCATTGGGAAATTTTTGACGCCAACCGCAGGTTTGAGCTTCAGGACCTCCTCATCGAGCCCTTCTCTGTGCCGCACGATGCTGCGGACCCGGTAAGCTTTTGCCTGCACCTGAAAAACCGCAAATTAGGGATCGCCACCGACCTTGGCAGGCCCACGACCCTGGTGCGGCAGATGCTCACGGCATGCCACGCACTGATCCTGGAATCAAACCACGATCCCGAAATGCTCCTCAGCGGCCCATACCCCTGGTGGCTCAAGCAGAGAATCCGGGGGGGATTCGGGCACCTGTCCAACGAGGGCTCACAATCCCTGCTGCGGGAAATTCTTCACCAGGAACTGAAAAATGTCATCCTCGCCCACCTGAGTGAAAAAAATAACCATGTCGCCCTGGCTCATCAGACAGCCATGCAGGCTTTACAGGAGCGAAGCGACCTGAGCCTGAAAGTGACCCTGAGCATCGCCAGCCAGCATCGGGTCGGGGCGGTGATTGAGGTGTAGGGGGGAGGGAGACGATATAAGGAATTCGCTTTTATGGGAAAGATGACACGGCAGTGTTGTATTTCTCCCGCAGAGACGCTGAGACGCAGAGGATATCATTTTTGGTCATTCTCTGCGCCTCTGCGCGTCACTGCGAGAGATCATTCTTCTATCCTTAAATACGTGCTATCATAGCGTTTGTTAAGGATGTGCCTAAACCAAAGAAGCAATAAATCTCCAATTTTCAATATATTGGACCAGCTTTCCACTTCCATGATATCTATTACTATTTAACTATTAGAGAATATTGGTTACAGGCAGTGAGTTACCAAGTAATTGAAATCACAAATGAATATAATACCATTGAACAGCTTGGAACAAAGGCAAAATTCTGGTTTTATGATAAAAGCGATAACACCACAAAATCATTTAAAATTGGCAGACCTGGCACTGGAGAAAATTGGGCGGAAAAAGTTGCGTGTGAGTTAGCAAAGCTCCTGAATTTACCGTGTGCCGAGTATGAATTTGCAATCTGGAAAGGAAAAGAAGGTGTAATATCGCCATGCTTTGTTCCTCCAGATGGCAGACTTGTTCATGGGAATGAAATACTGGCGAAACTCATTGAAAGTTATCCTAAAAAGGAACTTTATAAGGTTCATGAATACCAGCTTTCAACAGTTTTGGAGGTTATAAGTAGGGAAATACCTAATTTGCCATTAGGTTATGAAAGAGGTACAATAATTCAGAAGCCATTGGAACTTTTCGTAGGCTATTTAATGTTTGATTGTTGGATTTCCAACCCTGATCGTCACCATGAAAACTGGGGATCGGTACTTGATAATACAAGTAAAAAAATGCACCTTGCACCGACATACGATCATGCATCAGGATTGGGATGCAGAGTATCTGATACCGAAAGAACAAAAAGACTAACTACCAAAGATACAAGGTATAATATAGAAGCGTTTGTTAGAAAAGCAAAATCTGCTTTTTACGATAAAAACTCGATACAGTTAGATACAATCGAAGCATTTACTTATGCTGCCAAGCAAAATAGAAGGGCAGCGAACTTCATGCATTAATTAGTGAGCCAGCAATCAATTTTGCATTGGAAATCTTGGCAGCAAACAAAAAGCGCTTATTAGACTCAAAAACAAGGTCATAAAAATGGACATGACTACCGTACTTATCTTAGCCTGGCAAAACCCGCATAATCGTGGATGGGTGCCTGTCGGAAGATTGCAGTATAAGGGTACTCGATACATCTTCCAATATACCATTGGCGCAAAACAAGCAAAAGACTTCGTGCCATTTAACCTGATGACTGATTTAGCCAGTTCATACGAGTCAGAAGAGTTGTTTCCGATTTTTCAGAATAGGCTGCTCTCGAAATCGAGGCCGGAATATAATGACTACCTAAATTGGCTCAGCCTGGAAAAAGATACAATTTCCCCTTTCGAAGAGCTCGCCAGGACAGGAGGAATCAGAGCCACTGATTCCCTCCAATTGTTTCCGATTCCCGAAGAGAGAAATGGAAAGTATGAAGTCATATTTTTCGCTCATGGGATCAGTCACTTGGCACCTGGCTATATTGAAAAGGTTAATCAGCTCAGTCAGGGAACGAAGCTCTATGTAATGAGAGATATTCAAAACGAATTTGCCCCTTATGCACTTACCTTGAGAACCGGTGACACCCGGGAAATCGCAGGTTACTGTCCAAGATTTTTTACCCGGGATTTCGGGAGGCTGATTGATATTAACGGCGCAGAAAATGTGGAAGTTACCGTTGTTAAGGTTAATGTAAACTCACCATTACAATTTAAGCTGCTCTGTAAGTTGAGCACATCCTGGCCAAGTAAATTTGTCCCTTTTGCGGATGAAATCTTTCAGCCCATCATAGACAGAGAAGACATACAAAAACCGGCAAAGGCCAAAGGCATCGACATCAAACCATGATCTCAGAAAAACCTCTACCTCAGACAGATCTATTCCAGTCCCTGCCGGAAGAGGCACGGAATCAACTGAAGAGCTTCTTTACCCTCAAAAAATTTCAGGCGGGTGATGTGATCATCCGTCAGGGGAGCAGGGAGACTCAGTATTTCTATATCGTTGCATCTGGACTGGTGGAGCTTTTCGTTGATGAGGAGGATGGCTCCCGGATTCATCTGGCCTCCATAGGCCCTGGTGATTACTTTGGCGAGCGGGCACTGCTGGTGGAGGAGGACAGCTCCTGCAACGTCGTTGCCCGTGAGGATACGGAGGTCTATGTCCTCACCAGGGAGCATTTTTATCAGTTTCTGACCGCCCATCCTGAATTGAGCCGTCACTTCGTCTGGACCTTTACCCAGCGCCTTCACAGAACCAACCTGCTCCTTGAGGAAAAGGAATACAAGGAGGCCATGATCGACCTCCTTTCCGAAGAGTACAAACCGTACACCGAAGCCATTTTTATTGCCAGAAGCCGCGCCATGCGGCCGGTGCTTGAAGGTATCAGGCGGGCGGCCAGTAATTCTTCGCCTGTCCTGATCGAGGGTGAATACGGGTCCGGCAAGCAACTTTTGGCCCGCCAGATTCATGCCAAAACGGCGCGATGGAGGAAAGCCTTTATCCTGGTGGACTGCGGTGCACTGATGGAGGAGGAAAACCGGGAAGAAAGTCTCTTTGGCCGGGAGCATGGCCAGCCGTTTCACCTTTCGGAGCATGCCTTTGGGTATCTTGAGCTGGCTGAGGGCGGAACCCTGTTCCTGAAAAATATCGATCAGCTTTCTCTTGAGGTCCAGCAGCGGATCCGGGAAGTAGTTGAAACCGGGTCTTACACCCGGCTTGGGTCAACGCAGGTCCGGAAGGCTGACTTTCGGCTCATAGCCAGCACCCGCGCGAACTTACGTGAAAAGGCCGCAGCGGGGGAATTTGATTCCAGGCTCTACGGGCTTTTGAGCGCCAATCATATCCAGTTGCCCCCCTTGCGAGAGCGCAAGAACGCTATCCCCAAGCTGGTCGATTACTTTATCAAAAAATATGCCAGACTGGTCAATAAAAACGTTACCGGCGCTACGCCGGAAGCCATGCAGGCACTCCTGAAGCATGATTATAAGCTTGGCAATATCAAGGAGCTCGAACAGATCATCGAGCGTGCCGTTGCGCTGCCGAGCGATGATAAAATCTGGCCGCGACATCTTTTCCTTGGGGCTCCGGCTGTCAGGCCGGATAGCTGGTATTTTAACCTTTTGAAAATCAAGCCCTTTGGCCGATGGGTGATGAATAAGATCTATCCGGACAAGCTTCAGTATGCAACTGCAACCTTCTTTATGCTCCTGATTCTTCTCTGCTTTCTGGGACCGGCGAGCGCAGCACGCAACCCTGCCGCTTTTCTGGTCTGGCGGGTCTGGTGGCCGATGATGTTCCTGTCATTTTTCTGGGTTGGCCGCACCTGGTGCTCTATCTGCGCCTATGCGGCTTTTGGCCGCAAGTTTCAAAAGCTCAAGCAGTATCAGCTTCCTGTTCCCGCATTTATCCGGGACCATGATGCCCTTCTGGTAACCCTGGCCTTTCTGACCATTCTCTGGGCTGAAGAGATCACCCACATGCGCTCCTCACCCAGGGCCACGGGTTGGCTGATGGTCACCATGCTGTCTCTGGCTATGGTCAGTGCGGTCATTTTCCGGCGGGAGAGCTGGTGTCGATACTTGTGCCCTATGGGCGGGCTGATCGGGGTCTGCTCCATGAGCTCCATTATTGAGCTGCGCTCTGATACCACGCTCTGCGCAAACCAGTGCAAGGGGGCCGAGTGCTATAACGGGACCCCGGAAAACCCCGGCTGTCCTCTCTTTCAGCACCTGCTCTTTGTTGATAACAATCAGAATTGCAAATTATGTTTGCAGTGCATCAGAAACTGCCCCAACCATTCGGCATCCCTGAACCTTCGTCTGCCGGGGCGTGAAATATGGCTTTCCAATCAGGTTCGTGACAAAATGTCATTCTTTGTCTGTGCCCTGCTTGGATCCCTTGTGCCGGTCATTTACCTTGAAGCCAGGAACATTACTCTGCAGGGGGGAAGGGTGAAAGCGCTCTACACCCTGGCCCATTTCCTGCTCCCGGTTATTGTAGCCGCAATACTGTATATTCCCGGCCTGCTCAGTTCTCCCGGAACAAAATCCCTCAATTGGCTTCGCTTCTGGCATACCTCGTATGCCTATGTTCCCCTGGCCCTGGCAGCTCACCTTGCCCACCAGATGCAGTTTGTTCCCGGCGGAGAATATTTCCAATACCTCATCCGGTCAAGGGCTGGTGGAATAATCCAGGGGCCAATTGTTCAACCGCTCCAGACAATGGCTCTGATTTCGGGATTGTTATTTTCCTGGTTTTGCCTGTGGCAGATCTACCAGCATCGACGGCAGAAGAAAACCTTCGAGGCGCAATGGTGTTTCTGGCTGGGGCATGCTTTTTTGATGAGTCTTTATGCAGCTATGGTATTTCATCTGATGGTTTTTCGGTAGATAAAACTATGCAGGCTTGAGAAGCGAATCGCTTGCAGGCTTCCAGATTTAAACGGAATGTCACTTACATAAGCCAAGCTTATAATTATAGAGAGAACACAAAGCGCACAGGGAAAAACGATCTCCCGCAGAGACGCAGAGGCGCAGAGAACAACCAATCCGACAAGGCCCTGATGAAAGTCGGGATATGCCGATGTGTCAACGGCCTGGAAGCAAGCAAAAAGTAAAAAGGCACAAGGAGGAACTTATTTTACTCTTACTTTTCAATGACATCCTCTGCGTCTCAGCGTCTCTGCGGGAGAATTACTAATTCTTATGTAAGTGCCATTCGATTTAAACGCCATTCAAGATAAAAAGAAGGGAGGCTTTTTGAGCATGTCTGACAGTATTGACTATACAATTTACGGCGATGATATGCAGCTTGTCGAGATTGAATTAGATCCTGCTGAGGGAGTGAGAGCTGAAGCAGGGGCCATGATGTATATGGACGAAGGAATTGAGATGCAGACCTCTACCGGTGGCGGCGTATTTAAAGGACTCAAACGGATGATCACCGGAGAGAGTTTTTTTATCACCAGCTTCCTGAACAGTGGGAGAGGCAAGGCACACGTTGCCTTTGGTGCTCCCTATCCGGGGAAAATAATCCCTCTCGAATTGGATAAACTGGGAGGCAAATTCATTTGCCAGAAAGACGCTTTCCTGTGTGCAGCCCAGGGGATTGAAATTGAAATTGCTTTTACCAAAAAGATCGGTGCAGGGCTCTTTGGCGGCGAGGGGTTTATCCTGCAGCGGCTCGAAGGTGACGGCATGGCTTTTGCTCATGCAGGAGGAACGATTATCAGACGGGAGCTTCGAGAGAACGAGGTACTGCGGGTAGATACCGGCTGTCTGGTAGCCTTTTCCCCCTCGGTGGATTACGATATCCAATTTGTTGGAGGATTCAAGAACGCTCTTTTTGGCGGGGAAGGGATATTCCTGGCCAGGATGACCGGCCCAGGGCTCGTTTACCTGCAAAGCCTTCCCTTTTCACGCCTTGCGGATCGCATTTATGCAGCCTCCCGCTTTCAGCAAAGAGATGAGCGAAAAGGCATTGCCGGTATTGGTGGTGGTGTGTTGGGTGGAATCCTGGGAGGAGACCGCTCTTTTTAGCGTCCTGGCAATAAGGAGTAAAAAGAGGCTGTCGCCGCTCTCTAACGCTCCTACTTAAAGAAGGATTAATATGCAGGTAGTTACTGCCGCGGTTATTGAAAAAGGTGGTAAGCTCCTGATTGCTCGAAGGAGGAAAGGGGACCACCTGGAAAATAAGTGGGAATTTCCTGGAGGCAAATTAGAGCGGGGAGAAACTCCGGAGCAATGCCTGAGAAGAGAGCTGTTCGAAGAGTTTGGCATTGAGACGAGGATCGGAGACTTTATCTGCTCAAGCAGATTTGTGTACAGCCACATCTCCATCGAGTTATTGGCTTACCGGGCAGAGCATCTCTCCGGAGAGTTTACCGTGCATGAACATGAAGAAATACGATGGGTATGGCCACGCGAACTTGAAGCTTATGATTTTGCCGATGCGGATATTCCTATCGTTAAGAAATTGGTGCAGGGTTGCCCATAGGGTGCGGATGGATATTGAGCGGTATGATTTCAAGGATAGGCGATTATACTGCAAAATTCCTTTATTCATATTCCTGGCATTGGAGAAATAACTGAAAGAAATCTGTGGACAAAGGGTCTCATGACCTGGGATGACTTTTTGGATAACCGGCATGGGAGCGGCTTTGGGATTCAGAAAAGAGAGGCAATTTCGAAATACCCGCTCCTCTCCAAAGAGGCTCTTTCCTCTCGAGATTACCGTTTTTTTGAGGATTGCTTCCCCAATAAGGAAAAGTGGCGGTTATTCGATGAATTTAAAGGTCATGTGGCCTACCTGGACATTGAAACCACAGGTTTATCCCCCTGGGAGGGCTCCATAACCGTCATAGGTTTGTACGATGGAGAACAAGCGAAAACCTTCGTTCAGGGAGACAATCTTCAGGCGTTTACTGATGAAATAGAACGATACAAAATGATAGTCACCTTTAATGGGGCGCGGTTTGATATACCATTTATCAAACAATCCCTCAACGCGCGACTGGACCAGATCAATATTGATCTCATGTACCCTTTAAAGCGGCTTGGCTATTCAGGAGGCTTAAAAGCAATTGAGCAAACGCTTGGCATCTTTCGCCCGATTGAGATTGGAAATATAGATGGTCTTGAGGCTGTGAGGCTTTGGTTTGAATATCACAGAAAGGGTAATCAAAGAGCACTGGAAAGGCTCATAAAATATAATCTTGAGGATACAAGAAACCTCAAGGGGTTAATGGAACTGGTTTACGAGAGGCTCAAAGAGTGAACCTTTCCATTTCTTTAATCCTTTGTAAGATGAGCAGGTATGGAAGCATGGGTTTGAGCGATAGAGAATATAAGCGCTCTTTTTTGATTTATGGGAGACGATGGAGCGTCAGCGGAAAGAGTGCGCCAGACTCAGAGGAGAGAATGTTGAGCTTGATCATTGCTTAAGTCAGCATATTACATTATAATTTAAAGATAACAAATGTTTTAACAGGTTTCGTTACCGGACACTTTTTTCAATTCCTGTAATCAACCGCGAATGCACACGAATAGACGCTAATAAATTCTTTTGATTTGCATTCATTATTGAGTCCTCTTTGTTCAGTTCGCGTTCATTCGCGTTCATTTGCGGTTGTTACCTCAAAAGTGTCCGGTAGCGAATAACAGATATTTAATGCCGATAACCAGATTACCGAGTATCGGTATATGACATCTATTTCGCAAGGCAAGAAATGAAGGCTACAGCTATTAAAGAGCAAAGAACAGGGGCATTGATTCCTTCGGAAACGATTTCTGCTGTTATCCGGGCTATCGCTGAGAGCTTCTCCCCCCAGAAAATTATTCTCTTTGGCTCATATGCATCAGGGCATCCAACACCAGACAGTGATCTTGATCTTTTGGTCATTATGGAGAGTGACCTGCCGCGACACAAACGGGCTGTCCCGATTCGGCGGCTTTTTCGTCCGACTCCCTGCGCCATGGATATCCTGGTTTATACGCCGCAGGAGGCGGAATACTGGAATGGGGTAGCTAACCACATTATTACCGAGGTATTCGAAACGGGAAAGGTTGTGTATGAAAGACCAAACAATGAGAGATCGAAACCGTGAGTTGGCCCTGCAATGGCTGAAAAAGGCAGATCACGACCTGATCACGGCCAGACAAACCCTTGCACTGCCGGATGGCCCGACCGATACTCCCTGCTTTCATGCCCAGCAGGCTGTGGAAAAAGCATTAAAGGGCTATACTGACTTTTCATCAGATTGCTTTCCCCAAGATTCATGACCTGATGAGGCTCATAGATATGGTAATCCCCTCATTGCCAGCTTTGGAAGGTTGCCGAGAGTCACTGGCTGAATTGTCGGAGTATGCAGTAGAGATCCGTTATCCAGGAGATTGGTTTGAACCCTTACGGAGTGAAGCAGAAAAAGCTTTTGCAGTTGCTGAGCAGGTTGTGAATATGGCCAGGGAGTATATGGCAGATAAAATGCAAAAATGAACCTGGCTCAACTCAACACCTGCGGGGTTAAGCCCGTGAAATATAGCGTACATCCCGGGTATCAATCTTGATCCTTTCCCCTTCTTTCATATAACTTGGCACCTGGAGCGTCAGGCCGGTCTCGGTCCGGGCCGTTTTGCTCTGGGCTTGAGCCGTCGCTCCCTTGATCACCGGATCGCATTCGACGATGGTTTGCTCCACAACCTGGGGGAGATCGACATTGACCACATTCCCCTTATAGATATGCAGGATAACATCCAGGCCATCCATCAGAAACAGTTTCCGGTCCCCGATAGTTTCCTCCGACAGGCTCACCTGATCATAGGTTTCCTTATCCATAAAGACAAAATCTCTCCCGTCGGCATAGAGAAACTGGCCGCTTCGTCGCTCGAAATCGGGCTGCTCTACCTTGTCACCCCCCCGGAAGGATTTGTCGAATACCTGCCCGGTGAGTAAATTCCTGCACTTGACCTTGACAAACATATTTGCCCCGCGTGCCGAAGGGGTCTGAAAAGCCAGATCAAGGACTTCAAAGGGAGCATCATCTATCTGGAAAATTTCACCTCGCTTCAGGTCATTTACCACTATTACACCCGCCATCCTTCTTTCTCCTCCTTATATCATGTGGCTACCCTTGGTAATCGTAAATTTACAGAGTTTTTTCTTCGGAGTATACTGGTATCCTGACCTTCCGTCAAGAGGTTGGTTGTCGCCAATAAATTTGTTTCCGTTTGACCTGCAAAGTATGGTATTCTACGAGCATTAGGTTATCCAAGGGCCTATTAATGTTACTGGATTCTAGCCTGAAGCTTATGGAGATCGAATTATGATTGTCTCTCGCCTTATCCTCAAGAATTGGCGTAACTTCCAATCAGTAGACGTCCAATTGGGCGATCGGGTTTTTTTGGTTGGCCCGAATGCATCGGGCAAATCGAACCTGCTCGATGTGTTCCGCTTTCTGCGAGATATTGCTACCAGGCAGGGAGGAGGTTTGCAGAAGGCAGTCAAGGACCGGGGTGGAATATCTAAGATACGCTGCCTGGCTGCTCGGAGATTCCCGAATATTGAAATTGAAATCCACCTGGCTGAAGCTGCCGGTAAGGGGCCACTTTGGAAGTACGGCATTGGGATTACCCAGGAAACCAGTGGCTACCGCCAGCCAATTCTGGCCTACGAGCGGGTATGGGAGCGGCAGGAAGGCGACTTGCTCATCCGCCCGGATAATCAGGATAGAAAAGACAAGGTGCGGCTGACTCAGACACACCTGGAGCAAATTAATGCTAATAAGTGCTTTAGAGGCATCGCTGAATTCTTTGAATCCGTTCTCTATCTGCATCTTGTGCCTCAACTGCTCCGCCACCCTGAAGCTTTCTCAGGGCCTGGCATTTCAGGAGACCCCTTTGGCCGGAGTTTTTTGGAACGTGTTGCCTTAATGCCTTCCAAATCCCGTACTTCACGTTTAAAGAAGATTGAGGAGGCTC is part of the bacterium genome and encodes:
- the dut gene encoding dUTP diphosphatase codes for the protein MEKIEIKIKKMAGCEDIPLPAYMSELAAGMDVFAAVEDAVKVMPGDWMAVPTGFSIAIPAGYEAQIRPRSGLALRHGIGLMNSPGTIDADFRGEVKIIVVNHGKEPFVIKRGDRIAQMVIHRVYAGCFEVVEDLPETKRSDGGFGHTGV
- a CDS encoding MBL fold metallo-hydrolase, yielding MLGSGSAGNSILVCSEKTKILVDAGLSTGEIVNRLAMVATRPDELCAILISHEHIDHICSAGVLARRYRIPLYLNTATFEAASVKLGKLPHWEIFDANRRFELQDLLIEPFSVPHDAADPVSFCLHLKNRKLGIATDLGRPTTLVRQMLTACHALILESNHDPEMLLSGPYPWWLKQRIRGGFGHLSNEGSQSLLREILHQELKNVILAHLSEKNNHVALAHQTAMQALQERSDLSLKVTLSIASQHRVGAVIEV
- a CDS encoding HIRAN domain-containing protein, with product MTTVLILAWQNPHNRGWVPVGRLQYKGTRYIFQYTIGAKQAKDFVPFNLMTDLASSYESEELFPIFQNRLLSKSRPEYNDYLNWLSLEKDTISPFEELARTGGIRATDSLQLFPIPEERNGKYEVIFFAHGISHLAPGYIEKVNQLSQGTKLYVMRDIQNEFAPYALTLRTGDTREIAGYCPRFFTRDFGRLIDINGAENVEVTVVKVNVNSPLQFKLLCKLSTSWPSKFVPFADEIFQPIIDREDIQKPAKAKGIDIKP
- a CDS encoding sigma 54-interacting transcriptional regulator, which gives rise to MISEKPLPQTDLFQSLPEEARNQLKSFFTLKKFQAGDVIIRQGSRETQYFYIVASGLVELFVDEEDGSRIHLASIGPGDYFGERALLVEEDSSCNVVAREDTEVYVLTREHFYQFLTAHPELSRHFVWTFTQRLHRTNLLLEEKEYKEAMIDLLSEEYKPYTEAIFIARSRAMRPVLEGIRRAASNSSPVLIEGEYGSGKQLLARQIHAKTARWRKAFILVDCGALMEEENREESLFGREHGQPFHLSEHAFGYLELAEGGTLFLKNIDQLSLEVQQRIREVVETGSYTRLGSTQVRKADFRLIASTRANLREKAAAGEFDSRLYGLLSANHIQLPPLRERKNAIPKLVDYFIKKYARLVNKNVTGATPEAMQALLKHDYKLGNIKELEQIIERAVALPSDDKIWPRHLFLGAPAVRPDSWYFNLLKIKPFGRWVMNKIYPDKLQYATATFFMLLILLCFLGPASAARNPAAFLVWRVWWPMMFLSFFWVGRTWCSICAYAAFGRKFQKLKQYQLPVPAFIRDHDALLVTLAFLTILWAEEITHMRSSPRATGWLMVTMLSLAMVSAVIFRRESWCRYLCPMGGLIGVCSMSSIIELRSDTTLCANQCKGAECYNGTPENPGCPLFQHLLFVDNNQNCKLCLQCIRNCPNHSASLNLRLPGREIWLSNQVRDKMSFFVCALLGSLVPVIYLEARNITLQGGRVKALYTLAHFLLPVIVAAILYIPGLLSSPGTKSLNWLRFWHTSYAYVPLALAAHLAHQMQFVPGGEYFQYLIRSRAGGIIQGPIVQPLQTMALISGLLFSWFCLWQIYQHRRQKKTFEAQWCFWLGHAFLMSLYAAMVFHLMVFR
- a CDS encoding TIGR00266 family protein: MSDSIDYTIYGDDMQLVEIELDPAEGVRAEAGAMMYMDEGIEMQTSTGGGVFKGLKRMITGESFFITSFLNSGRGKAHVAFGAPYPGKIIPLELDKLGGKFICQKDAFLCAAQGIEIEIAFTKKIGAGLFGGEGFILQRLEGDGMAFAHAGGTIIRRELRENEVLRVDTGCLVAFSPSVDYDIQFVGGFKNALFGGEGIFLARMTGPGLVYLQSLPFSRLADRIYAASRFQQRDERKGIAGIGGGVLGGILGGDRSF
- the mutT gene encoding 8-oxo-dGTP diphosphatase MutT — protein: MQVVTAAVIEKGGKLLIARRRKGDHLENKWEFPGGKLERGETPEQCLRRELFEEFGIETRIGDFICSSRFVYSHISIELLAYRAEHLSGEFTVHEHEEIRWVWPRELEAYDFADADIPIVKKLVQGCP
- a CDS encoding ribonuclease H-like domain-containing protein produces the protein MAYLDIETTGLSPWEGSITVIGLYDGEQAKTFVQGDNLQAFTDEIERYKMIVTFNGARFDIPFIKQSLNARLDQINIDLMYPLKRLGYSGGLKAIEQTLGIFRPIEIGNIDGLEAVRLWFEYHRKGNQRALERLIKYNLEDTRNLKGLMELVYERLKE
- a CDS encoding nucleotidyltransferase domain-containing protein; amino-acid sequence: MKATAIKEQRTGALIPSETISAVIRAIAESFSPQKIILFGSYASGHPTPDSDLDLLVIMESDLPRHKRAVPIRRLFRPTPCAMDILVYTPQEAEYWNGVANHIITEVFETGKVVYERPNNERSKP
- a CDS encoding HEPN domain-containing protein; this translates as MKDQTMRDRNRELALQWLKKADHDLITARQTLALPDGPTDTPCFHAQQAVEKALKGYTDFSSDCFPQDS
- a CDS encoding HEPN domain-containing protein, whose amino-acid sequence is MRLIDMVIPSLPALEGCRESLAELSEYAVEIRYPGDWFEPLRSEAEKAFAVAEQVVNMAREYMADKMQK
- the efp gene encoding elongation factor P; this encodes MAGVIVVNDLKRGEIFQIDDAPFEVLDLAFQTPSARGANMFVKVKCRNLLTGQVFDKSFRGGDKVEQPDFERRSGQFLYADGRDFVFMDKETYDQVSLSEETIGDRKLFLMDGLDVILHIYKGNVVNVDLPQVVEQTIVECDPVIKGATAQAQSKTARTETGLTLQVPSYMKEGERIKIDTRDVRYISRA
- a CDS encoding AAA family ATPase, which codes for MIVSRLILKNWRNFQSVDVQLGDRVFLVGPNASGKSNLLDVFRFLRDIATRQGGGLQKAVKDRGGISKIRCLAARRFPNIEIEIHLAEAAGKGPLWKYGIGITQETSGYRQPILAYERVWERQEGDLLIRPDNQDRKDKVRLTQTHLEQINANKCFRGIAEFFESVLYLHLVPQLLRHPEAFSGPGISGDPFGRSFLERVALMPSKSRTSRLKKIEEALRVAVPQLKQLTFQKDELGIPHLEAIYEHWRPKGAKQREDLFSDGTLRLIGMLWSLLEGDSLLLLEEPELSLNSGIVSKLPGLMAKLHRAKKRQIILSTHSADLLSDKGIGGEEVLLLTPDPEGTKVEEASSIQEIKDLLEGGLSIAEAALPRTVPRGIIQLELFK